One segment of Clostridium ljungdahlii DSM 13528 DNA contains the following:
- a CDS encoding 4Fe-4S binding protein: MKLRKKISFLSFFLLPITLNYFSPVLIVQGSFEKTFTSMHIIFGLMILLAVFFGGAWCSYICPFGALQDLLPNTSSKGKLPNLKLLTGGVFLVLIVAPIVMGGFQKIILPYHMQNTKMSISSVHDLIRYYIITISIILITIAAGKRTWCRYICPMYIFNYVGIKIGRFFKLPTLKIVSESDKCTQCRKCTEHCLMGLDVANMVKNNKWNTNECIKCGECLNQCKCDALKIKWTK, translated from the coding sequence AATCAGTTTTTTATCCTTTTTTTTGTTACCAATTACGTTAAATTATTTTTCACCAGTTCTTATAGTACAAGGAAGTTTTGAAAAAACATTTACAAGTATGCACATTATATTTGGATTAATGATTTTACTTGCAGTTTTCTTTGGAGGAGCATGGTGTAGTTATATATGCCCTTTTGGTGCGTTACAAGATTTGTTGCCTAATACTAGTTCCAAAGGTAAGTTGCCTAATTTGAAATTATTAACAGGAGGCGTTTTCCTAGTTTTAATAGTAGCACCCATAGTAATGGGTGGTTTTCAAAAAATAATATTGCCTTACCATATGCAAAACACTAAAATGTCTATAAGCAGCGTACATGACTTGATTCGATACTATATAATAACCATATCTATTATTTTGATAACAATAGCAGCAGGCAAAAGGACATGGTGCCGATACATCTGTCCAATGTATATATTTAATTATGTTGGAATTAAGATAGGAAGATTTTTTAAGTTACCTACCTTGAAAATAGTAAGTGAAAGTGATAAATGTACTCAATGCAGAAAATGTACTGAGCACTGTTTGATGGGTCTTGATGTAGCTAATATGGTTAAAAATAATAAATGGAATACTAATGAGTGTATCAAATGTGGGGAATGTTTAAATCAATGTAAATGTGATGCGTTGAAAATAAAGTGGACAAAGTAG
- a CDS encoding MarR family winged helix-turn-helix transcriptional regulator, whose amino-acid sequence MNNHNALFLMQQIYITIFSLTNKLQVKGDGYYEHLTSRQVMALVAILHLPENETTINNIARILGTTKQSMKRVLSIIENKGYIISVPSQLDKRAVNLKITRSGKQILKNCGENSIRFLADISQNLSIEEMEMLWALLKKLYSFDGEEQNGFEEEVDYKIGEFRNDSKIRTLNEFERLRNKTE is encoded by the coding sequence ATGAACAATCACAATGCATTATTCTTAATGCAACAAATTTATATAACAATTTTTTCGCTCACTAATAAACTTCAAGTAAAAGGTGATGGATATTATGAACATTTAACAAGTAGACAGGTTATGGCTTTAGTAGCAATTCTCCATTTGCCAGAAAATGAAACAACCATTAATAATATTGCTAGAATATTAGGAACAACCAAACAGAGTATGAAGCGAGTGCTATCTATTATAGAGAACAAAGGTTATATTATTTCTGTGCCTAGTCAGCTGGATAAGCGTGCAGTTAATCTTAAAATTACAAGATCCGGAAAACAGATTCTCAAAAACTGTGGTGAAAATTCAATAAGATTTCTTGCTGATATTTCCCAAAACCTTTCAATCGAAGAAATGGAAATGTTATGGGCTTTATTAAAGAAATTATATAGTTTTGATGGGGAAGAACAGAATGGTTTTGAAGAAGAAGTTGACTATAAAATTGGTGAATTTAGAAATGATTCCAAAATAAGAACATTAAATGAATTTGAAAGATTAAGAAACAAGACTGAATAG
- a CDS encoding alpha/beta fold hydrolase → MKNKSNRLIYFEEYVHINGIDQYLFHAGTKYDNPVMLFLHGGPGFAESTLSYIFQEKWERIFTIVHWDQRGAGKTFTKNPDKCPTIDLMLKDLFEIVQYLKIKYNKQKIILFGHSWGTILGSIFIKKYPDEVAYYIAVGQVISMFQNERVGYEKVKELALQSNDKKSLKELEALGDYPGNNYGINFKKESEKLRKVQAKYGLAVNSNFSAIMGLIRSPIFRLSDISALMKMDKVNKEIVEFWSKFDIRSESSEYKVPIYYILGKNDWQTPYIIAEEYFKKINAPYKKLYLIPGAGHMTMVDEPNLFFDALADIRIVENVVN, encoded by the coding sequence ATGAAAAATAAATCTAACAGATTAATTTATTTTGAAGAATATGTACATATAAATGGTATAGATCAATATTTGTTTCATGCTGGTACAAAATATGATAACCCAGTAATGTTGTTTTTACATGGTGGGCCAGGTTTTGCAGAATCAACACTTTCTTATATTTTTCAGGAAAAATGGGAGAGAATTTTTACAATAGTCCACTGGGATCAACGTGGTGCTGGAAAAACATTTACTAAAAATCCGGATAAATGCCCTACAATTGATTTAATGCTAAAGGATTTATTTGAAATTGTTCAATACTTAAAAATAAAATATAATAAACAAAAAATAATTTTATTTGGGCATTCCTGGGGAACTATTTTAGGAAGTATATTTATAAAAAAATATCCAGATGAAGTAGCTTATTATATTGCAGTTGGGCAAGTTATTAGTATGTTTCAAAATGAGCGTGTTGGCTATGAAAAAGTTAAAGAATTAGCTTTGCAGTCCAATGATAAAAAATCTCTAAAAGAGCTTGAAGCTTTAGGTGATTATCCAGGAAACAATTATGGTATTAATTTTAAGAAAGAATCTGAAAAACTACGTAAAGTTCAAGCCAAATATGGTTTAGCTGTTAACAGCAACTTTTCTGCAATTATGGGCCTAATTAGAAGTCCTATTTTTAGATTGTCAGATATTTCTGCATTGATGAAAATGGATAAAGTAAATAAAGAAATAGTGGAATTTTGGAGTAAATTTGATATAAGATCAGAATCATCAGAATATAAAGTGCCAATTTATTATATTTTAGGTAAAAATGATTGGCAAACCCCTTATATTATTGCTGAAGAATACTTTAAAAAAATTAATGCCCCATATAAAAAATTATATTTAATACCTGGTGCTGGACATATGACAATGGTAGATGAACCCAATTTATTTTTTGATGCTTTGGCAGATATTCGTATTGTAGAGAATGTTGTAAATTAA
- a CDS encoding methyl-accepting chemotaxis protein: MKKDILEAFLQVMPVLKDVLQEDIGVTVVDKTTYLYYRPSDTLDLRINKGDNIPIGDPLHKTMKDGRIYSTIISKEIHGVPFKAVTYPIKDSEGNVVGGVGIGKSLDQQFKVEESADSLFSSLEETSASIEEISAESEKLNNVIEDIVKTAKQTENNIKESNEIINMIQNIASQSNLLGLNAAIEAARSGDQGKGFTVVASEMRKLAQLSSESSQKVSRVLSKISKNIEQTFKTINEAQSISEGQAATTEEITSTLEEITASAQTMADIAKVK, encoded by the coding sequence ATGAAAAAGGATATTTTAGAAGCATTTTTACAAGTCATGCCTGTACTTAAAGATGTGTTACAAGAAGATATAGGGGTAACAGTTGTAGATAAAACAACGTATTTATATTATAGACCTAGTGATACACTAGATTTAAGAATTAATAAAGGCGACAATATACCAATTGGTGATCCATTACATAAGACAATGAAGGATGGTAGGATATACAGTACAATAATTTCTAAAGAAATACATGGAGTTCCATTTAAAGCAGTTACATATCCAATTAAAGATTCTGAAGGAAATGTTGTAGGTGGTGTTGGTATAGGAAAAAGTTTAGACCAACAATTTAAAGTTGAAGAATCAGCAGACAGCTTATTTTCTTCCCTTGAAGAAACCAGCGCAAGTATTGAAGAAATTAGTGCTGAATCAGAAAAATTAAACAATGTTATAGAAGATATAGTAAAAACTGCAAAACAAACAGAAAATAATATAAAAGAAAGTAATGAAATTATTAACATGATACAAAATATAGCTTCGCAATCTAACTTGTTGGGACTTAATGCAGCTATAGAAGCAGCCAGGTCAGGTGACCAAGGCAAAGGTTTTACAGTTGTTGCAAGTGAAATGAGGAAGTTAGCACAATTAAGTAGTGAATCTTCACAAAAAGTTTCTAGGGTATTGTCAAAAATAAGTAAAAACATAGAACAAACTTTTAAAACAATAAATGAAGCTCAGTCTATTTCAGAAGGACAAGCAGCCACCACTGAAGAAATAACCTCCACATTAGAAGAAATTACTGCAAGTGCCCAAACTATGGCAGACATTGCAAAGGTAAAATAA
- a CDS encoding IS110 family transposase translates to MYIVGVDIGKNNHEATIIDDTGSIIGKSIKFANSHSGGNKLIEHIKKYTGNSKVIFGLEATGHYWLSLYSFLLTKGYEINVINPIQSDSFRNLYIRKTKNDTKDSFIIAEVIRFGKFTNTKLCDDKLLALRQLCRYKLSLTTEISELKCRIITVLDQIFPEYDKLFSDIWGASSKAVLEKCQTPEGILELDINDLTKLLKTKSKGRLGFNKADEIQNAAKNTFGIKIAKKAFKFQIKQLISQILFLEKQMKSLDSEIEFYYSKFDCHLTTIPGIGSVTAAIILSEIGDIKRFKNSSSLVAYAGIDPTVKQSGQFLSNNNKMSKRGSPYLRRALFLSASTCVLHDSPLNEYYNKKRSEGKHHLVAIGATANKLTRIVFAVMRDNKDYVPIN, encoded by the coding sequence ATGTATATTGTTGGTGTTGATATTGGTAAGAATAATCATGAAGCTACTATTATTGATGATACTGGCTCCATAATCGGCAAATCTATAAAGTTTGCTAATTCCCATAGCGGTGGAAATAAATTAATTGAACATATAAAAAAATATACTGGCAATTCTAAAGTTATATTTGGACTTGAAGCTACGGGGCATTATTGGCTGTCATTATATTCATTTTTACTAACAAAGGGATATGAGATAAACGTTATTAATCCTATTCAATCAGATAGTTTTAGAAATTTGTATATTCGTAAAACTAAAAACGATACGAAAGATTCTTTTATAATTGCTGAAGTTATTAGATTTGGTAAATTTACTAATACAAAACTTTGTGATGATAAACTTCTTGCTCTAAGACAGCTTTGCAGATATAAACTTTCTTTAACTACTGAAATTTCTGAACTTAAATGCAGAATAATTACAGTACTTGACCAAATTTTCCCTGAATATGATAAACTATTTTCTGATATTTGGGGTGCAAGTTCTAAAGCTGTTCTCGAAAAATGCCAAACTCCAGAAGGAATATTAGAATTGGATATAAATGATTTAACTAAACTATTGAAAACAAAAAGTAAGGGAAGACTTGGTTTTAATAAGGCTGATGAGATTCAAAATGCAGCTAAAAATACCTTTGGCATTAAGATAGCTAAAAAAGCTTTTAAATTTCAAATAAAACAACTTATTAGTCAAATACTATTCCTTGAAAAACAAATGAAATCTCTAGATTCAGAAATTGAGTTTTATTATAGTAAATTTGACTGCCATCTAACAACTATTCCTGGAATTGGTTCCGTAACTGCTGCTATTATTCTTAGTGAAATTGGTGATATTAAACGTTTTAAAAACTCTTCTAGTCTTGTAGCTTATGCTGGCATTGATCCTACTGTTAAGCAATCAGGACAATTTCTATCTAATAACAATAAAATGTCCAAAAGAGGTTCACCGTATCTTAGACGTGCCTTATTTTTATCTGCTTCAACATGTGTCTTACATGACAGTCCTCTTAATGAATATTATAATAAAAAACGAAGTGAGGGTAAACATCACTTAGTTGCAATAGGAGCTACAGCTAATAAATTAACACGCATTGTTTTTGCTGTTATGAGAGATAACAAGGATTATGTCCCTATTAACTAA
- a CDS encoding pyridoxamine 5'-phosphate oxidase family protein: MFRDMRRKKQLLSKEETIEILKLCTSGVLGVIGDDDYPYTVPISYVFKDGKLFMHGAKQGHKIDSIKRNDKVTFCVIEKDEVIQKTFTTHFRSVSIFGRARILTNDSDRRYAIESLVEKYSPDYIKEGQQEIEREWNRVCLIEVKIEHMTGKAAIEIVNSNK, translated from the coding sequence ATGTTTAGAGATATGAGAAGAAAAAAACAATTATTATCCAAAGAAGAGACAATTGAAATTCTAAAGTTATGTACATCTGGCGTCTTAGGTGTAATTGGTGACGATGATTATCCATATACCGTTCCAATAAGTTATGTTTTTAAAGACGGCAAACTATTTATGCATGGTGCAAAACAAGGGCATAAGATTGACAGCATTAAAAGGAATGATAAAGTGACATTTTGTGTTATAGAAAAAGACGAAGTAATACAAAAAACTTTTACTACCCATTTTCGGAGTGTTTCCATATTTGGCAGAGCAAGGATTCTTACAAACGATTCCGATAGGAGATATGCCATTGAAAGTTTAGTTGAAAAATATTCACCTGACTATATTAAAGAAGGGCAGCAAGAAATTGAAAGAGAATGGAATAGAGTATGTTTAATTGAAGTCAAAATCGAACATATGACAGGTAAGGCAGCTATAGAAATTGTTAATAGTAATAAATAA
- a CDS encoding radical SAM protein — protein MSGFSYKDIYMEDGRRVLEINVLPEKYCNFDCIFCPIGRSKNKVDTKMSFDEIDSSLIELGNRIESTKAELVFINSKGEALVNDKIGDIIDFIKDKGLPVRLLSNGYLLGRDEYMKIANKCDEVVGEIKIITEEGFQKVQRPIEGYTLAEYISNMVSFNKQYKGKFIFEITIIKGYNDDEESIEKIKNIIKAISPDKIIVARMEDEKFKKKLGINDERFEEISSTLLNI, from the coding sequence ATGAGTGGTTTTAGTTATAAAGATATTTATATGGAAGATGGAAGAAGGGTACTGGAGATTAATGTACTTCCAGAAAAGTATTGTAATTTTGATTGCATATTTTGTCCTATTGGAAGGTCGAAAAATAAGGTAGATACAAAAATGTCATTTGATGAAATAGACAGCTCATTGATTGAACTTGGAAACAGGATAGAAAGTACAAAAGCAGAATTAGTTTTTATTAACTCAAAAGGAGAAGCCTTAGTAAATGATAAAATTGGTGATATTATTGACTTTATCAAAGACAAAGGTTTGCCTGTAAGACTACTTTCTAATGGATATTTACTAGGTAGAGATGAATATATGAAAATTGCTAATAAATGTGATGAGGTTGTTGGAGAAATAAAAATAATAACAGAAGAAGGCTTTCAAAAAGTTCAAAGACCTATTGAAGGATATACATTAGCAGAATATATTTCAAACATGGTTTCTTTTAATAAACAATACAAAGGAAAATTTATATTTGAAATTACTATCATTAAAGGCTATAACGATGATGAAGAATCAATTGAGAAGATAAAAAATATTATTAAAGCAATATCTCCTGACAAAATAATTGTAGCAAGAATGGAAGATGAAAAATTTAAGAAAAAACTTGGTATAAATGATGAACGATTTGAGGAAATTTCAAGTACATTATTAAATATTTAG
- a CDS encoding B3/B4 domain-containing protein, with the protein MKKFVIEDDFWSLFPGARIGIIVCHGIDNFIKDEDQYKNMISKSEKEALKYLENVEFSSNEVIKVWREAFQKFKTKKGARSSIEALLKRVDKGTHIGTINPLVDIYNSISLTYALPCGGEDMDKFAGDIRLTKAVGDESFITLGTDESALPYEGEIVYKDNEGAICRCFNWRESVRTMLTENTRNAFLCIELVDERRVKDFENALKDLAKIVQDNLGGTCKISILDINNKEVLID; encoded by the coding sequence ATGAAAAAGTTTGTTATTGAAGATGATTTTTGGAGTCTGTTTCCAGGTGCAAGGATAGGAATTATAGTTTGTCATGGCATAGATAACTTTATAAAAGATGAAGATCAATACAAGAATATGATTAGTAAGTCAGAAAAGGAAGCATTAAAATATTTGGAGAATGTAGAATTCAGCAGCAATGAAGTCATAAAAGTATGGAGAGAAGCCTTCCAAAAGTTTAAAACAAAGAAAGGTGCAAGATCATCTATTGAAGCATTGTTAAAACGAGTTGATAAAGGAACTCATATAGGAACTATTAATCCGCTAGTTGATATTTACAATTCTATTTCTTTAACATATGCATTGCCTTGTGGTGGAGAGGATATGGATAAATTTGCTGGTGATATAAGATTGACTAAGGCAGTTGGAGATGAAAGCTTTATTACATTAGGAACAGATGAGAGTGCACTACCATATGAAGGTGAAATAGTATATAAAGATAACGAAGGAGCAATTTGCAGATGTTTTAATTGGCGTGAATCAGTAAGAACAATGCTCACTGAAAATACAAGGAATGCTTTTTTGTGCATTGAATTAGTTGATGAGAGAAGAGTTAAAGATTTTGAGAATGCTTTAAAAGATTTAGCAAAAATAGTACAGGATAATTTAGGTGGAACGTGCAAGATTTCAATTCTTGATATTAACAATAAAGAAGTATTAATAGATTAA
- a CDS encoding DMT family transporter, whose amino-acid sequence MEWIYLVIAGFFEISWAIGLKYSQGFTKILPSILTVIGMIASFYFLSLSLKRLPLGNAYAIWTGIGTVGTVVLGVILFKEPINVMRMSCIVFIVLGIVGLKLISID is encoded by the coding sequence ATGGAATGGATTTATTTAGTTATAGCAGGTTTTTTCGAAATAAGCTGGGCAATAGGGCTGAAGTACTCGCAGGGATTTACAAAAATATTACCTAGCATCCTAACTGTTATAGGAATGATTGCAAGCTTCTATTTTTTATCATTGTCTTTAAAAAGATTACCATTAGGCAATGCATATGCAATTTGGACAGGGATAGGAACTGTTGGCACTGTAGTGTTAGGTGTTATTTTATTTAAAGAACCAATTAATGTAATGCGTATGAGTTGTATTGTATTTATAGTTCTTGGAATCGTTGGTTTAAAATTAATATCAATAGACTAA
- a CDS encoding LysR family transcriptional regulator — MDEKDYKLILTLYKLKNITKTSEKLFITQPALTKRIKKIEKDLGTDLLIRSKKGVLFTPLGESIIPYIKTVVNTLKQMREHVSSNHNFIGGNLTVGVSLNYARYRLPKVLKSYTEAFPNVDVNIATDHSKNLYNRLKNDEFSIVIIRGEYKWDEVTILLGTEPMCLVCSKENANLSLNSYSYIGRTTDPISQGKIQTWLFENNISINNTKLWVDNIDTCLEMAKHGLGWGILPKICLENFDGYIKDLYFSDGVPFSRSTYILCKNFYCMLPQVKLFIQYLKRK; from the coding sequence ATGGATGAAAAAGATTACAAACTAATTTTGACATTATATAAATTAAAAAATATTACAAAGACCTCTGAAAAATTATTTATTACTCAACCTGCCCTGACAAAGAGAATTAAAAAAATAGAAAAAGATTTAGGTACCGATTTACTTATTCGTTCAAAAAAAGGAGTATTGTTTACCCCTTTAGGCGAAAGCATCATCCCCTATATTAAAACTGTAGTAAATACTCTAAAGCAAATGCGTGAACATGTATCCTCCAACCATAACTTTATAGGTGGAAATTTAACTGTTGGAGTTTCATTAAATTATGCACGATATCGCCTTCCTAAAGTTTTAAAAAGTTATACAGAAGCATTTCCAAATGTTGATGTCAATATAGCTACTGATCATAGCAAAAATTTATATAATAGACTTAAAAACGATGAATTTTCTATAGTTATCATACGCGGAGAATACAAGTGGGATGAAGTTACCATACTATTAGGTACTGAACCGATGTGCCTCGTATGCAGTAAGGAAAATGCAAATCTCTCTCTTAATTCTTATTCATACATTGGCAGAACTACCGATCCCATTTCACAAGGGAAAATTCAGACTTGGCTTTTTGAAAATAACATATCTATTAACAATACCAAACTTTGGGTTGACAATATTGATACTTGTTTAGAAATGGCTAAACACGGGCTAGGATGGGGTATTCTTCCAAAAATTTGCTTAGAAAACTTTGACGGTTATATTAAAGATTTATATTTTTCAGATGGAGTTCCATTTTCTCGCAGCACCTATATTTTATGTAAAAATTTTTATTGCATGCTGCCTCAAGTTAAACTATTCATACAATATTTAAAACGTAAATAA
- a CDS encoding chromate transporter yields the protein MISTNKFKSDTFTITKLFFTWLQIGFTSFGGGATTQYLIQEQFIYKHKWITDEEYANIIGMCQITPGMNIIAYTILIGKKLAGGIGIFISLVGLILPSAAVTIVLTTIYTSISKSSKVHSALHAVFAAIFGIALATNWRNVQPIIIKNYKRGSMIFGVTIAIMIGSGAIYIFLNPSVILLYVLGGLCGAAAYWYISKKEVRVNK from the coding sequence ATGATTAGTACAAATAAATTTAAATCAGATACTTTTACAATTACCAAACTATTTTTTACATGGTTACAAATTGGTTTTACATCATTTGGTGGTGGCGCAACTACCCAATATCTTATTCAAGAACAATTTATTTATAAGCATAAATGGATAACAGATGAGGAATATGCTAATATTATTGGAATGTGTCAAATAACACCTGGTATGAATATTATTGCATATACGATACTTATAGGAAAAAAGTTGGCTGGAGGGATAGGAATATTTATATCCCTGGTGGGACTTATTTTGCCTAGTGCAGCAGTTACAATTGTATTAACTACGATTTATACTTCCATTAGCAAGTCATCAAAAGTACATTCTGCACTTCATGCTGTATTTGCTGCTATTTTTGGTATAGCTTTAGCTACAAATTGGAGAAATGTACAACCTATTATTATAAAAAATTATAAAAGGGGATCTATGATTTTTGGGGTAACAATTGCAATAATGATAGGCAGTGGTGCTATTTATATATTTTTGAATCCATCTGTAATTTTATTATATGTTTTAGGTGGATTATGTGGTGCTGCTGCTTATTGGTATATTTCTAAAAAAGAGGTGAGGGTTAATAAATGA
- a CDS encoding chromate transporter: MSWVIFFWTLLKSVLFSSGGYGPLPSLHSDFINYGWAGQKQFTESLAIGQITPGPNGLWVVSLCYLVAGLRGALLACIALLLPPLLILIVQRCYTRIAKYPATQGLLDGVVIVIASFSVIVVFKIFVSNGIDVETIAIASISSILAISRRVSTNVILLVSVLVGVVP; the protein is encoded by the coding sequence ATGAGCTGGGTTATATTTTTTTGGACTTTACTTAAATCGGTTTTATTTTCTTCAGGAGGTTACGGCCCCTTACCTAGTTTGCACTCTGATTTTATAAATTATGGATGGGCAGGACAGAAACAATTTACTGAATCTTTGGCAATTGGACAAATTACTCCTGGACCTAATGGACTTTGGGTTGTCAGTTTGTGCTATTTGGTTGCTGGATTACGTGGAGCACTATTAGCATGTATTGCATTACTTCTGCCGCCATTATTGATTCTAATCGTTCAGCGTTGCTATACTCGTATTGCAAAGTACCCAGCAACACAAGGACTACTTGATGGAGTAGTAATTGTTATAGCTAGCTTTAGTGTAATAGTTGTATTTAAAATATTTGTAAGTAATGGTATTGATGTAGAGACGATTGCCATTGCATCTATAAGTTCTATCTTGGCGATATCAAGGCGTGTATCTACAAATGTTATACTACTAGTTTCAGTTTTAGTAGGTGTAGTACCTTAA
- a CDS encoding DJ-1/PfpI family protein, whose product MNINIILFNNFETLDIFGPIEILGQIKDYQIHYYSEAGGVITNAQNLKVVTDPISSADESGILVIPGGMGTRELINNTLFLNKLKSIAEKSTYCLSICTGSAVLARCGVLKNKKATSNKQALKWVKSVSDQVNWVKKARWVADGKYYTSSGISAGIDMTLGFISDRFGKDKAIKIANDIEYIWNDDCTNDIFAG is encoded by the coding sequence ATGAATATTAATATTATACTATTTAATAATTTTGAGACTCTAGATATATTTGGACCAATAGAAATACTAGGACAAATAAAAGACTATCAGATACACTATTATTCAGAAGCTGGAGGTGTTATTACTAATGCACAAAATCTTAAAGTTGTAACTGATCCTATTAGTTCAGCAGATGAAAGTGGTATATTAGTTATTCCAGGAGGAATGGGTACAAGAGAATTAATTAATAATACACTTTTTTTAAATAAATTAAAGTCAATTGCAGAGAAATCTACATATTGTTTATCTATATGCACCGGTTCAGCAGTATTAGCAAGGTGTGGAGTTTTAAAGAATAAAAAAGCTACATCTAATAAACAAGCTTTAAAATGGGTAAAATCAGTAAGTGACCAAGTAAACTGGGTGAAAAAAGCGCGTTGGGTTGCTGACGGAAAGTATTATACATCATCAGGTATTTCAGCTGGAATTGATATGACATTGGGTTTCATTTCGGATAGATTTGGTAAAGATAAAGCTATAAAAATTGCTAATGATATTGAATATATATGGAATGATGATTGTACAAATGATATATTTGCAGGATAA
- a CDS encoding flavodoxin family protein, whose translation MKKLVVYESIHHGNTEKIGKVVAECLNADLVKADDVNINIINDYDLIGFGSGIYYGKFHKNIVELIDKLPTLSGKKAFTFSTSGQGKNKYNNIIEQKLKEKGFEVVGNFACKGYDTFGPFKIFGGIAKGRPNNEDFQNAKEFAQDLFVK comes from the coding sequence TTGAAAAAGTTAGTAGTTTATGAATCTATACATCATGGTAACACTGAAAAAATAGGTAAAGTGGTAGCAGAGTGCTTAAATGCTGATTTGGTAAAAGCTGATGATGTAAATATAAATATTATAAATGACTATGATTTAATTGGTTTTGGTTCTGGAATATATTATGGGAAGTTTCATAAAAATATTGTTGAACTAATTGATAAGTTGCCAACTTTGTCTGGTAAAAAAGCATTTACTTTTTCTACGAGTGGACAAGGCAAGAATAAATACAATAACATTATTGAACAAAAATTGAAAGAAAAAGGTTTTGAGGTTGTTGGAAACTTTGCGTGTAAAGGCTACGATACCTTTGGACCATTTAAGATATTTGGAGGAATTGCAAAAGGCAGGCCAAATAATGAAGATTTTCAAAATGCAAAAGAATTTGCTCAGGACTTATTTGTTAAATAA
- a CDS encoding helix-turn-helix transcriptional regulator, with product MKNNIKVLRKQLGLRQEDVANALNVTRQTINAIENSKYNPTLELAMRLAKLLNTTVDELFILCD from the coding sequence ATGAAAAATAATATAAAGGTTTTACGAAAACAGCTTGGACTTAGACAGGAAGATGTGGCAAATGCTTTAAATGTAACAAGACAAACTATAAATGCAATTGAAAATAGTAAATATAATCCTACGTTAGAGTTAGCAATGAGGTTAGCTAAATTATTAAATACTACAGTAGATGAATTATTTATACTTTGTGATTAA